In one window of Myxococcales bacterium DNA:
- a CDS encoding PAS domain-containing protein, which translates to MSRATSRPPPSVGSRLTEVEALLDVVVEGTTDGVWVITRGERVALANAAGSALLGKQPEEMANRTLDDAFPTSMAATLRERMRAAFASGVPVAGDDDLVLHSGEARVWHTLVVPYPNGVEPRGAVAIARDITDRRRAEDTLRKYADAVVRVRDQERRQLALELHDEAGQALTSMLVRLRAIERDPRVAAEGGLGQRLADVVTVGEQLHADLRRISRGLHPAVLEDLGLEAGLARVAAEGRQAGLEVEVVVRGGGRPTPAIELAAYRIVQEAMTNVVRHAKATRVKLRADWSDDVLVCSVEDDGDGFDAARVTPGMGLLGIRERVRNLGGELMLVSGPAGTSLEVRVPLGPLAKVVSS; encoded by the coding sequence ATGTCGAGGGCAACTTCCCGTCCGCCGCCTTCTGTCGGGAGCCGCCTGACCGAAGTCGAGGCGCTCCTCGACGTGGTCGTCGAAGGAACCACCGATGGCGTCTGGGTCATCACGCGCGGGGAGCGCGTCGCGCTCGCCAACGCCGCCGGCTCGGCGCTCCTCGGCAAGCAGCCGGAGGAGATGGCCAATCGGACCCTCGACGACGCGTTCCCGACGAGCATGGCGGCGACGCTGCGCGAGCGCATGCGCGCGGCCTTCGCTTCAGGGGTGCCGGTAGCCGGCGACGACGACCTCGTCTTGCACAGCGGTGAGGCGCGCGTTTGGCACACGCTCGTCGTGCCGTACCCCAACGGCGTCGAGCCGCGAGGCGCCGTCGCCATCGCCCGCGACATCACCGACCGACGTCGCGCCGAGGACACCCTCCGAAAGTACGCCGATGCCGTCGTCCGCGTCCGCGATCAGGAGCGACGGCAGCTCGCCCTCGAGCTCCACGACGAAGCAGGCCAGGCCCTCACGTCGATGTTGGTGCGCTTGCGGGCCATCGAACGCGATCCGCGCGTCGCCGCCGAAGGCGGCCTGGGGCAGCGGCTCGCCGACGTGGTGACCGTCGGCGAGCAGCTTCACGCGGACTTGAGGCGCATCTCGCGGGGCCTTCATCCCGCGGTCCTCGAAGACTTGGGCCTCGAGGCAGGCCTCGCGCGCGTCGCCGCCGAAGGCCGCCAGGCAGGCCTCGAGGTGGAAGTCGTGGTGCGAGGTGGCGGGCGGCCGACGCCGGCCATCGAGCTCGCCGCGTACCGCATCGTGCAGGAAGCCATGACCAACGTCGTTCGTCACGCAAAGGCCACGCGAGTGAAGCTTCGCGCCGATTGGAGCGACGACGTTCTCGTCTGCAGCGTGGAGGACGACGGCGACGGCTTCGACGCCGCGCGCGTCACCCCGGGGATGGGTCTCTTGGGGATCCGCGAACGCGTGCGCAACCTCGGCGGCGAGCTCATGCTCGTGAGCGGCCCGGCGGGGACGTCCCTCGAGGTGCGGGTGCCGCTCGGTCCGCTCGCAAAGGTGGTGAGCTCTTGA
- a CDS encoding SDR family oxidoreductase: protein MRNVLITGANTGIGLATAEALAERGDRIWLANRSAEKTRAVVLELARRYPKARIEGLSLDLADLASVRACAARFEAAHEPLHVLIANAGLAGQRGATKQGFELAFGTNHLGHFLLTQGLLPALLRANGARVVVVASRAHYRAKSLDLTALRQPTATYTGIAEYGVSKLANVLFAKELARRFEGKGISTYALHPGVVRSDIWRRIPWPIRALATWHMITNEEGAKTSLHCANEPGLDGKSGLYWDKCEERMPSELAQRRDLAEELWTRSEEWTRE from the coding sequence ATGCGCAACGTCCTCATCACCGGAGCGAACACCGGCATCGGCCTGGCGACCGCCGAAGCGCTCGCGGAGCGCGGCGACCGCATCTGGCTCGCGAATCGCTCCGCAGAGAAGACCCGCGCCGTCGTCCTGGAGCTGGCGCGGCGGTACCCCAAGGCGCGCATCGAAGGCCTCTCGCTCGACTTGGCCGACCTCGCGTCGGTGCGGGCCTGCGCGGCTCGTTTCGAAGCGGCGCACGAACCGCTCCACGTGCTCATCGCCAACGCCGGCCTCGCGGGGCAACGGGGCGCCACCAAACAAGGCTTCGAGCTCGCCTTTGGCACCAACCACCTCGGTCACTTTCTCCTGACGCAGGGGCTCTTACCGGCCCTCCTGCGCGCCAACGGCGCTCGCGTCGTGGTCGTGGCGAGCCGTGCGCACTACCGCGCCAAGAGCCTCGACCTGACGGCGCTTCGCCAGCCAACGGCGACCTACACAGGTATCGCCGAATACGGCGTCTCGAAGCTGGCCAACGTCTTGTTCGCCAAAGAGCTCGCACGCCGCTTCGAGGGCAAGGGCATCTCGACCTACGCGCTTCATCCTGGCGTCGTGCGGAGCGACATCTGGCGGCGCATTCCGTGGCCCATTCGCGCGCTCGCGACATGGCACATGATTACGAACGAAGAGGGCGCGAAGACTTCGCTCCATTGCGCGAACGAGCCGGGGCTGGACGGCAAGTCAGGTCTCTATTGGGACAAATGCGAGGAGAGGATGCCGAGCGAGCTCGCGCAGCGACGAGACCTTGCCGAGGAGCTCTGGACGCGAAGCGAGGAGTGGACGCGTGAGTGA
- a CDS encoding ATP-dependent DNA helicase RecQ translates to MNDLDAALQSRFGLASFRPWQREAIDALLGKPGRVLVVAPTGGGKSLTYQLPAALLPGVTLVLSPLVALMEDQVRALTARGIEATYLASTLDNAARAERERDIVKGRFKLVYVAPERLGSARFVELLGRLTIDLVAIDEAHCISQWGHDFRPDYLRIGALLETLRPPRILACTATATPLVRTEIRRQLGLDAPPCHEVLRGFARPNLHLAARSVEGPREARALLRAELAQAIGAPNRTRGAAIVYAATRKGTEDYAKLLGEWGYDAAAYHAGQAGEHRSRVADSFAAKKLHVVAATNAFGMGIDRADIRTVVHVQPPSSIEAYYQEVGRAGRDGDEARGLLLCSGADIALRRRLVNSEGGVPAAPEAAARAWGLFRELLRYLDARSCRHDFVLRYFGDEQELLGGCGHCDVCVELDGEGEAAPTSGDLEATTVVVQKALSAVARANRRGGIGAIVEMLRGVESEKTRKFGFTTLSTFGLLKDKSEPWVVALLRSLLAAGWVDLTPTEHPVPIVTHTGAQIMKRELPARIVLPKDTAASGGGGRRTTGGRVSREKPTLNPEHSELFERLRVHRAAVARERGVPAYVVALDRTLVEMAAAKPRTREDLLLLHGMGPARADQYGEGFLRVVAATA, encoded by the coding sequence ATGAACGACCTCGACGCAGCGCTCCAGAGCCGCTTCGGCCTCGCGAGCTTTCGGCCTTGGCAGCGCGAGGCCATCGACGCGCTCCTCGGGAAACCGGGTCGCGTTCTCGTGGTGGCTCCGACGGGCGGCGGCAAGTCGCTCACGTATCAGCTCCCGGCGGCGCTCTTGCCCGGCGTGACGCTCGTGCTGTCGCCGCTCGTGGCGTTGATGGAAGACCAAGTGCGGGCGCTCACGGCCCGCGGCATCGAGGCGACGTACCTCGCCTCGACGCTCGACAACGCGGCGCGCGCCGAGCGCGAGCGGGACATCGTGAAGGGCCGCTTCAAGCTCGTCTACGTGGCGCCGGAGCGCCTCGGGAGCGCACGCTTCGTCGAGCTCCTCGGCCGGCTCACCATCGATCTCGTCGCCATCGACGAGGCCCACTGCATTTCCCAGTGGGGGCACGATTTTCGGCCCGACTACTTGCGCATCGGCGCGCTCCTCGAGACGTTGCGGCCTCCGCGCATTCTGGCGTGCACGGCGACGGCGACGCCGCTGGTGCGCACCGAGATCCGCCGGCAGTTGGGCCTCGACGCACCGCCATGCCACGAGGTGCTGCGCGGCTTCGCCCGGCCCAACCTGCACCTCGCGGCCCGCAGCGTCGAGGGGCCTCGCGAAGCGCGGGCGCTCCTGCGAGCCGAGCTCGCGCAGGCCATCGGGGCTCCGAACCGAACGCGCGGCGCCGCCATCGTCTACGCCGCGACGCGCAAGGGGACGGAAGACTACGCGAAGCTGCTCGGCGAGTGGGGCTACGACGCGGCGGCCTATCACGCGGGCCAGGCGGGCGAGCACCGCAGCCGTGTGGCCGACTCGTTCGCCGCCAAGAAGCTGCACGTCGTGGCTGCCACCAACGCCTTCGGCATGGGCATCGATCGCGCCGACATCCGGACCGTCGTTCACGTGCAGCCGCCAAGCTCCATCGAGGCCTATTACCAAGAGGTCGGTCGCGCTGGACGCGACGGCGACGAAGCGCGCGGACTCCTCTTGTGCTCCGGCGCCGACATCGCGCTTAGGCGGCGACTCGTCAACAGCGAGGGCGGGGTTCCAGCGGCGCCGGAGGCGGCTGCGCGCGCTTGGGGCTTGTTCCGCGAGCTGCTCCGCTACCTCGACGCGCGCTCCTGCCGTCATGACTTTGTCCTCCGCTATTTCGGCGACGAGCAGGAGTTGCTTGGCGGCTGCGGTCACTGCGACGTCTGCGTCGAGCTCGACGGCGAGGGCGAGGCGGCACCGACGTCAGGCGATTTGGAGGCCACGACGGTGGTGGTCCAGAAGGCGCTCTCGGCGGTGGCTCGAGCCAACCGGCGCGGAGGCATCGGCGCCATCGTAGAAATGTTGCGCGGCGTCGAGTCGGAGAAGACGAGAAAGTTTGGCTTCACCACGCTCTCCACTTTTGGCCTGCTGAAGGACAAGTCGGAACCTTGGGTCGTGGCGCTCTTGCGTTCATTGCTTGCAGCCGGTTGGGTCGACTTGACGCCGACGGAGCATCCCGTCCCCATCGTGACGCACACGGGCGCGCAGATCATGAAGCGCGAGCTCCCGGCGCGCATTGTGTTGCCGAAGGACACGGCGGCGAGCGGCGGCGGCGGCAGGCGCACGACCGGTGGCCGCGTGAGTCGCGAGAAGCCGACCTTGAACCCCGAACACAGCGAGCTCTTTGAACGGCTCCGCGTTCACCGCGCGGCGGTGGCGCGAGAGCGCGGCGTTCCGGCGTACGTCGTCGCCCTGGACCGCACGCTCGTCGAAATGGCCGCGGCCAAGCCGCGCACACGCGAAGACCTGCTCCTCCTTCACGGCATGGGACCGGCGCGGGCAGACCAATACGGAGAGGGGTTTCTGCGAGTGGTCGCCGCCACGGCCTAA
- a CDS encoding response regulator transcription factor, translating to MLIDAESDMSVIGEAGDGTTAIDVATELQPDIVILDLSMPGKSGLLVLPDIKKAVPRGRVLVLTMHDDASHLKAVLAAGASGFVVKQAAHAELISSIRAVHTGRNAIGGVEFSDEAFESFVGKVGQGPLGTLSSREVEVLAEIARGYTAKQIAEHLGISLKTVDTYRTRLTEKLGVRDRADIVRIALELDLIST from the coding sequence ATGCTCATCGACGCCGAGAGCGACATGAGTGTCATCGGCGAAGCCGGTGACGGCACGACGGCCATCGACGTGGCCACCGAGCTTCAGCCAGACATCGTGATCCTCGACCTCTCGATGCCAGGAAAAAGCGGCCTTTTGGTCCTCCCCGACATCAAGAAGGCCGTGCCACGCGGGCGCGTCCTCGTGCTCACGATGCACGACGACGCGAGTCATCTGAAGGCCGTGCTCGCGGCAGGCGCTTCGGGCTTCGTCGTGAAGCAGGCGGCTCACGCGGAGCTCATCTCGTCGATCCGAGCGGTTCATACAGGTCGCAACGCCATCGGCGGCGTCGAATTCTCCGACGAAGCGTTCGAATCGTTCGTAGGCAAGGTTGGGCAAGGGCCCCTCGGCACCCTCAGCTCCCGCGAAGTCGAGGTGCTCGCCGAGATCGCGCGCGGTTACACGGCGAAGCAGATCGCCGAACACCTCGGCATCAGCCTCAAGACCGTCGACACCTACCGAACGCGCCTCACCGAGAAGCTCGGCGTGCGAGACCGCGCCGACATCGTGCGAATCGCGCTCGAACTCGACCTCATCTCCACCTGA
- a CDS encoding PilZ domain-containing protein has protein sequence MKAGAERRAARRVALEVPVAIELGDALILGTTEDISTSGLFVASSHLVPSGRTVKLRFDMPHGVVETSGVVVRFRTPARGTPPGIGLVFSALTNDQSECISAYCDASPDSIVT, from the coding sequence ATGAAGGCGGGAGCGGAACGGCGGGCCGCGAGGCGCGTTGCCCTCGAGGTGCCCGTGGCCATCGAGCTCGGCGACGCCTTGATTCTCGGGACCACAGAGGACATCTCGACGTCGGGTCTGTTCGTGGCCTCGTCGCACCTTGTGCCGTCGGGCCGGACCGTGAAGTTGCGCTTCGACATGCCCCACGGCGTGGTGGAGACGTCGGGGGTGGTCGTTCGTTTTCGTACACCGGCGCGCGGGACGCCTCCGGGCATCGGGCTCGTCTTCTCCGCGCTCACCAACGATCAGTCCGAGTGCATCTCCGCGTATTGCGACGCGAGCCCCGACTCCATCGTGACCTAA